From a single Candidatus Neomarinimicrobiota bacterium genomic region:
- a CDS encoding WD40 repeat domain-containing protein yields MLNALMLAGLMAVLTVMARAQITENAPWKTLRGHTKRVNAVVFGAEGHLLVTGSDDANLVIWDLQTGQQLHVLSGHKQAISSISLSPGGTYLASASINGSVIVWDLRSRLQATIMRGTGRIRSVSYSPNGRYLALGSTDKTALLLEASSGTRVGVFRGHTHWVMATAFSPDGKTLATGSPDKALKLWNITDRQEIASLEHPKGVLAVAYSPNGQFLATGSSDNTTIIWNAAVRKKVHSLTGHKGPVIAVAFSPDSHYLLTGSLDSSAMVWDVETGVALQILRGHSGQIKAVAYAPDGTFVATASSDKTIGVWRTFGPLMTLLAKKQLIVDRNHAKREAEKKRLVAARGEFETAQAYKLRVQRSDILVAQIDSLAEIKLAIDLGPLHNQISGVLFQTLEPVIGQSVELGQYNPDEETFPVRSSGTAFRLSIPISAAPEFKQRASSLHLEGERQMNLEGVWAYFNLVVIDSETGTNYRIGKREVPIMPLGELIARRSQIEADMEEEITQRSKHLFYPRGEFEPESAYQQRMALANQQRARIVSVMRQQGGQTIALLESRIKESLQQSRKSFRLSPVELGRYSMDQQSFPVTVFGENYEVRIELGRAMAVKEHSADLVVEGMSQITLNGEREYFDLHIFDPQTNSRFPFGVQMSTVATESIGAQDVESMAALKIIKILLPADLTVRQVVGKTEPGN; encoded by the coding sequence ATGTTGAATGCCTTGATGCTGGCCGGGCTTATGGCGGTCCTGACTGTTATGGCCCGTGCCCAAATAACCGAAAATGCCCCGTGGAAGACTCTCAGAGGACATACCAAAAGGGTTAATGCCGTCGTTTTCGGAGCGGAAGGGCACCTTTTAGTCACAGGTTCGGATGACGCTAACCTCGTTATCTGGGACCTGCAAACCGGTCAGCAACTCCACGTATTAAGCGGACACAAGCAAGCGATCAGCTCCATCTCCCTATCACCGGGCGGCACTTACCTGGCAAGCGCTTCAATCAACGGCAGTGTTATCGTGTGGGACCTGCGATCAAGATTGCAGGCGACCATCATGCGAGGAACGGGACGCATCCGGTCGGTGTCCTATTCTCCGAACGGCAGATATCTCGCCCTTGGATCAACTGACAAGACAGCTCTTCTTCTAGAGGCGTCCAGCGGTACGCGGGTGGGGGTTTTCAGGGGGCACACCCACTGGGTAATGGCTACTGCCTTTTCTCCGGACGGGAAAACCTTGGCGACGGGCTCGCCCGACAAGGCCCTAAAATTATGGAATATCACCGATCGACAGGAAATAGCTTCGCTGGAACACCCCAAGGGCGTTTTGGCTGTCGCCTATTCACCGAACGGTCAGTTCCTGGCAACGGGCTCCTCAGACAACACCACCATCATCTGGAATGCAGCCGTACGGAAAAAAGTGCATTCTTTGACCGGGCATAAGGGCCCAGTAATCGCCGTGGCCTTTTCGCCCGACAGCCACTATCTCCTTACCGGATCTTTGGATAGCTCAGCCATGGTATGGGACGTGGAAACAGGGGTGGCGCTGCAGATCCTGCGGGGCCACAGTGGGCAAATCAAGGCGGTAGCCTATGCGCCAGACGGCACGTTCGTAGCGACTGCCTCGAGCGACAAGACCATTGGCGTCTGGCGGACATTCGGCCCTCTAATGACCCTGCTGGCGAAGAAACAACTGATCGTTGACCGGAACCATGCGAAGCGTGAGGCCGAGAAGAAGCGGCTGGTGGCTGCCAGAGGTGAGTTCGAGACGGCCCAGGCATACAAGCTGCGGGTACAGCGCTCTGATATCCTCGTGGCCCAGATTGATTCGCTGGCAGAAATCAAACTGGCGATAGACCTGGGCCCATTGCACAACCAGATCAGTGGCGTATTATTCCAAACCCTTGAGCCGGTGATCGGTCAGAGCGTTGAGCTAGGGCAGTACAATCCCGATGAGGAAACATTTCCTGTGCGATCATCTGGGACCGCTTTCAGATTATCGATCCCCATCTCAGCGGCGCCGGAGTTCAAGCAGAGGGCCAGCAGCCTACACCTTGAGGGAGAGCGTCAGATGAACCTAGAAGGGGTTTGGGCTTATTTCAACCTGGTGGTGATTGACTCAGAAACGGGCACCAATTACCGGATCGGCAAACGGGAGGTGCCAATAATGCCGCTGGGGGAGCTTATCGCGCGCAGGAGCCAGATTGAGGCTGACATGGAGGAGGAGATCACGCAACGCAGTAAGCACCTGTTTTACCCCCGAGGGGAGTTTGAACCGGAGAGCGCTTACCAGCAGCGGATGGCGCTGGCCAACCAGCAGCGAGCCCGCATTGTTTCCGTGATGAGGCAGCAGGGAGGGCAGACCATCGCTCTTCTGGAGAGCAGAATCAAGGAGAGCCTTCAGCAATCTAGAAAATCGTTCAGGCTGAGCCCGGTAGAACTGGGGCGCTACAGCATGGATCAGCAGAGTTTTCCCGTCACAGTTTTTGGCGAGAATTACGAGGTGCGTATCGAGCTTGGCAGGGCCATGGCGGTGAAGGAGCACAGCGCCGACTTGGTCGTGGAGGGCATGAGCCAGATTACCCTCAATGGGGAGAGGGAATATTTTGATTTGCACATTTTCGATCCCCAGACTAACAGCCGCTTTCCCTTCGGCGTCCAGATGTCGACGGTCGCTACTGAGTCAATCGGTGCGCAAGATGTGGAATCTATGGCAGCGCTAAAGATAATCAAAATTCTCCTGCCGGCAGACTTGACGGTCAGGCAAGTGGTGGGCAAGACCGAGCCGGGTAACTAG